From Borrelia sp. RT5S, the proteins below share one genomic window:
- a CDS encoding undecaprenyl-diphosphate phosphatase codes for MVNPFKVIILGAVQGIAEFLPISSSGHLLLLKKYMGLEIPIVFDVYLHFATVLVVVIYYRSRILELSLSLVRVFLRRTTLLDLENLKTILLIATITFITAFVGIFIEMFEEVFTLGVVLLNFVLTGILLLLLEFRLLIFNLKNNILFSGVFIGIMQGIGAMPGISRSGITIFASIFLGFNRLKAFEISFLSLIPIVLGSLLLKQKELFALNMVFSVFEINLGAAVAFAIGLFSIGLFVRVLKESRAYYFSAYLFFLSGVVYFFL; via the coding sequence CTGGTGAATCCTTTTAAGGTTATTATTTTAGGAGCTGTTCAAGGGATTGCTGAGTTTTTGCCTATCTCTAGTTCGGGTCATTTGTTGCTTTTGAAGAAGTATATGGGACTAGAGATTCCGATAGTATTTGATGTTTATTTGCATTTTGCAACTGTTCTAGTCGTAGTGATTTATTATCGCAGTCGAATATTAGAACTTTCCCTGAGTTTAGTGAGGGTTTTTTTAAGAAGGACTACTTTACTGGACTTGGAGAATTTAAAGACTATATTGCTTATAGCAACGATTACTTTTATTACGGCGTTTGTTGGAATTTTTATAGAAATGTTTGAAGAAGTATTTACTCTTGGTGTTGTTTTATTAAATTTCGTTTTAACGGGTATTTTATTATTGTTACTTGAATTTAGGCTTTTGATTTTTAATTTGAAAAATAATATTCTGTTTTCAGGGGTTTTTATTGGGATTATGCAGGGAATTGGCGCAATGCCTGGTATTTCTCGTTCGGGGATTACAATTTTTGCTTCAATTTTTCTTGGGTTTAACAGGTTAAAAGCATTTGAAATTTCGTTCTTATCTTTGATTCCCATTGTGTTAGGGAGTTTATTGTTAAAACAGAAGGAATTGTTTGCTTTGAATATGGTTTTTAGTGTTTTTGAAATAAACTTAGGAGCGGCTGTTGCTTTTGCTATTGGGCTATTTTCAATAGGTTTATTTGTCAGAGTACTTAAGGAAAGCAGGGCTTATTATTTTTCAGCTTATTTATTTTTTCTCTCTGGTGTGGTTTATTTCTTTCTTTGA